The genomic window acatttttaaagtcaCGAAATAAATATGTCATGACAGAGGAAGTGAATAATTTCGAGGCTGGCACGGCACCATCAGTATCATGACGTCACTCTTCCTTAAAAGCACAACCGCGCTCGCCAGCTCGTGAACACACCTGCCATCATGAGCAGCCACAGGAGACCAGGCTGTGTTTCCCCGACGAGACCTGATGAACAACCCAAAGCCAAAGCTCGAGCAAAGACAAGTGGAAAGAATGAAGCGCAGAAAAAGGACAAAGACGTTTATGTTTGTGAAAGTGAAGCCAAACTTCAAGAAACTCCATCACTAAAACGGGGACGGAGTAAAAAGCAGAAAGATGATGCTTCAAAAGGAGATTGCAAGTCTCTGGACAACTCCGAGAGCAAGTCTGAAGAAAAGCACGGTGACATCTCTAAAGCAGGCTCTGTTCATAAAAAAACAGGCGAGAATGAcagacaagacagtgcaaaagaCAAACTAAAGAGTAAAAGAAAGACAGCTCCTCTTGACTGTGAAAGTGAAGGCAAAAATCAGCAGACCGCCAATGGGAAGTCAGGCGAAAAAACAGCACTGAAACGACCGAGCAAAAAGGAGAAAGATCATCCAAATCTTGATAGAGAAGCAACACCGGAAAATTCTGAAAGCAAATTAGAGCAAAAACCTATAGCATCATCTAGTAGGAATAAATCTGCTCCTAAAAAAGGCTTCCCTGGAGCTAAAAACGCATGTGACGCTTCTCCAGCGGTCAGCGCACGCAGCCCTGACTGCAAACTGAAAAGCACGGaaaaaactgcagttaaagacGCACTGGGAGACGTTCTTAAAGCAACTCTTGACAAATTAACGATCAAAAAATCCGAACGATCTAAAGCATCCAGATGTGTTAATGAAATCACGGAGAAAGTCATTGCACACCTGAAACAAGACACGACCTGGTGTGCAGATATCGAGCGTTTACGAACGGGAAGTTATTACGAAAACCTTAAAGTAAGTGATACATGATACAAGGTgatacacaattcacatttagtaAACATTTAGTCGTTTAGGTTAAAGAGATTAACATTGGCTATACAAAACAGAATAAGACCTATAAACACTGATAACTTTAGGTGATTTCAGTAAATATCAGAATAATCATAACTGAATATTGATTTGCATCAGAGAATGCCCAAACGATGTAATAAACTCATCACGTGATAAAAATATAACTACAGGTATAACCAGATATTCAACATGAGAATGTCCACATTCATGTGTGTGGAATATCACAATAGCGTTGCAGTTTTTGGCAGATAAGTTGTAAATATTTTTCCCAGAATATGCATGTCTTTATGCTACAAATTTAATGGTTTTGATATTTCTTATCTTTGAGATTCAGGTAACTGCTCATAAAAGGCTTTTAAAAGATCAAAACAATCAACACTAGCTGTAACTTTGCTACATTTTAGATTTGTGAACCAGATGAATTTGACGTGATGCTGACTGTTCCTGTGGAGAGAGTGGACATTCAGAATTTCGATGAGGCTGGGGCATTTTATAGTATTGCACTGAAACGCCACCCAAACAAACATCCACTGGACAAATTCCTAAATGAAGACAAGACCATTCAGGCCAGTGAAATGCTGAGTGAATTCAGAGATGGTGTTAAGAAAGCTGTGGAGAAGGCTACAGACCTCCCATGTAGGTTGAAACTATTTTTATTATCCTTATTCACATTATCTGTTAACC from Danio rerio strain Tuebingen ecotype United States chromosome 13, GRCz12tu, whole genome shotgun sequence includes these protein-coding regions:
- the cgasa gene encoding cyclic GMP-AMP synthase yields the protein MSSHRRPGCVSPTRPDEQPKAKARAKTSGKNEAQKKDKDVYVCESEAKLQETPSLKRGRSKKQKDDASKGDCKSLDNSESKSEEKHGDISKAGSVHKKTGENDRQDSAKDKLKSKRKTAPLDCESEGKNQQTANGKSGEKTALKRPSKKEKDHPNLDREATPENSESKLEQKPIASSSRNKSAPKKGFPGAKNACDASPAVSARSPDCKLKSTEKTAVKDALGDVLKATLDKLTIKKSERSKASRCVNEITEKVIAHLKQDTTWCADIERLRTGSYYENLKICEPDEFDVMLTVPVERVDIQNFDEAGAFYSIALKRHPNKHPLDKFLNEDKTIQASEMLSEFRDGVKKAVEKATDLPYKIKIQRKKPKCPAVTLEVTEGRKNISVDFVLGLKVHRASWPELTKDGFRVEHWLGRKVKSTMKRQPFYLVPKYEGIGNAEHDGVVARDSWRISFSHIEKEILKSHGHTKTCCEGREQKCCRKECLKLLKYLLQQLKNDESKSNKMSSFCSYHAKTTLLQACASRGTDIEWAYSELANCFQQLLEDFVKHLKNHQLPNFFIPSHNLLHHVSTSNCDFLAKEIEFQLNNTFPIFS